The genomic interval CCAGAACATCAGTCAGTGTGCCGCTGCAAGAGCGTACGCTGGGACATTTGATTGCTGCGGTGATTGAAGCAGGCTTCATCCTTATCTTGGTGATTGCTTTGTTTGTGGTTGGGTTTTTCGCTTATAAACGTTTTACCGAGGAAGCTTTTTTTCCGTTACAGCGTTTAATTATTGCCGAACCGCTGCGTTATGGGGAAACGGCAACCATTGAAGATGCCGTGTTAGCCCAAGGTGAAAAAGACCTGCTCCATTTTGATGTCAATCGACTGGCGAGCGAGATTAACGCGTTGCCTTGGGTGAAAAGTGCTTCGGTGGAAAAACGTTGGCCGGATGCGGTGTATCTAAACATCAATGAACGTATACCGGTGGTACGTTGGAAAAACGACTATCTTGATAAAGATGCGGTGCGTTTTAGCCTGCCGTACCCGCCACGCGATGAGCTGCTGTTTATGCTTTCAGGGCCTGATGGCTCTGAACAGAAAGTACTGCAGCGCTATCGTGAAATGGAGCCGTGGTTACTTGGACAAGAAATCGTGCCGCAAGATATTCGTCTTGACCCGCGACTGATTTGGCATATTGGGTTGGCTGGTGATATTGATGTGATTGTTGGGCGTGATCAGCTCAATAATCGTTTAAAAAAGCTGGCAGAAGTGTATCAGCGGATCATTAAACCGTATGGGCAATATGTTCAAACCGTGGATTTGCGCTATCAAGATGGTTTTTCGGTGCGCTGGAAACCAGGCGTGGTGCCGAAGCCGCAAACGGATAATAACGAATCATGAGAAAGGTAGTCTATGAGTGAACAATCAATCCGCGTTGTTGCTGATTTAGGTAGCCAGTATATACGCGTGGCGGTCGTAGAGGCCAACGCTGATGCGCCTTGTGCTGTATTGGGTCGTGGCGTTGCTGAACCTAGCGGGATGCGCCATGGGGTGATTGTTGATATGCAGCGTCTATGCGATGCGCTCAGTCGTGCAGTTGGTGATGCAGAGCGTGAATCGGGCTTAAAAATTAACGGTGCGGTGTTTAATATTGGCGGCTCTGATGTGCTGGCGATGAACAGTGAAGCCGTGATCAGCGTGCGCCATGCGCGTAAGGTGGGCGAGGCTGAACGTTCAGAAGTGATCAATGCAGCACGCGCGCAAGCGATCGATGGGCGCTATCATATGCTCCACGCCTTACCACAGCATTATCGCGTTGACGAACACGAAGGCATTGATAACCCGATCGGCATGGTCGCCGATACATTGGGTGCGTATTTGCATATTATTCAGGTGCCACGCCATCAAACCGAGAATATCGAACAATGCGCCGATGAAGTGGGGTTGAGCGTTGAAGGGTATGTGTTTAACGGCTTTGCAGGATCAAAGTTATTACTCAACGAAGAAGAAAAAGCGCTCGGTGCGTGCTATGTAGATATTGGTGCAGGATCACTCGATTTTATGGTGTGGTATCGTAACCAACCGCTGCATTGCGGTAGTCTACCGATTGGTGGTGAGTATGTGTCGAGTGATATCGCACAAGTCTTACGCACCCCACGTAATTACGCCGAACAAATTAAGTGCCACTACGGCTCACTTGAGAATA from Suttonella sp. R2A3 carries:
- a CDS encoding cell division protein FtsQ/DivIB, which gives rise to MMVRRKHNKPRTSVSVPLQERTLGHLIAAVIEAGFILILVIALFVVGFFAYKRFTEEAFFPLQRLIIAEPLRYGETATIEDAVLAQGEKDLLHFDVNRLASEINALPWVKSASVEKRWPDAVYLNINERIPVVRWKNDYLDKDAVRFSLPYPPRDELLFMLSGPDGSEQKVLQRYREMEPWLLGQEIVPQDIRLDPRLIWHIGLAGDIDVIVGRDQLNNRLKKLAEVYQRIIKPYGQYVQTVDLRYQDGFSVRWKPGVVPKPQTDNNES
- the ftsA gene encoding cell division protein FtsA, producing the protein MSEQSIRVVADLGSQYIRVAVVEANADAPCAVLGRGVAEPSGMRHGVIVDMQRLCDALSRAVGDAERESGLKINGAVFNIGGSDVLAMNSEAVISVRHARKVGEAERSEVINAARAQAIDGRYHMLHALPQHYRVDEHEGIDNPIGMVADTLGAYLHIIQVPRHQTENIEQCADEVGLSVEGYVFNGFAGSKLLLNEEEKALGACYVDIGAGSLDFMVWYRNQPLHCGSLPIGGEYVSSDIAQVLRTPRNYAEQIKCHYGSLENTHTNQTVSVPSTGRRDDKTVPLSQVNEIIRTRYAEYFAMLSKALHRGGCREIIRGGIVLGGAAANMPGIDTFAAKQLGVPARVAELPYIPGLDAQERALGHWNNCMAMADELYHPYAQGIWLERRKKGIIDKIMELLK